From the Theobroma cacao cultivar B97-61/B2 chromosome 2, Criollo_cocoa_genome_V2, whole genome shotgun sequence genome, one window contains:
- the LOC18608020 gene encoding uncharacterized protein LOC18608020 encodes MAHHLFFFSLLILSLAAIQGTHAVEYAVNDNTGNSGGGNRFRNEIGVDYSQQTLSSATDFIWRIFQQNNPADRKNVEKVTLFIENGNGVAFAVNNEIHVNANYLGDYSGDVKREFTGVLYHEMTHIWQWNGNSQAPGGLIEGIADFVRLKANYIPSHWVQPGQGNMWDQGYDVTARFLDYCNSLRNGFVAELNTKMRTGYSADYFVELLGKTVDQLWSDYKAKYGN; translated from the coding sequence ATGGCTCACCActtgtttttcttctccctGCTAATATTATCTCTTGCAGCCATACAAGGTACCCATGCAGTTGAATATGCTGTCAATGACAACACTGGAAACAGCGGCGGCGGTAATCGTTTCAGAAACGAGATCGGTGTCGACTACAGTCAGCAAACTCTGAGTTCCGCTACAGATTTTATCTGGAGAATCTTCCAACAAAACAACCCAGCTGACAGAAAAAATGTGGAAAAAGTCACCTTGTTCATTGAAAATGGGAATGGCGTTGCTTTTGCTGTCAATAATGAAATTCATGTTAATGCAAATTATCTAGGAGACTATTCAGGTGATGTGAAAAGGGAATTTACTGGGGTGCTTTATCATGAAATGACTCATATCTGGCAATGGAACGGGAACAGCCAGGCCCCTGGAGGATTAATTGAAGGAATAGCTGATTTCGTGAGGCTAAAGGCTAATTATATTCCTAGCCACTGGGTGCAGCCAGGGCAGGGCAATATGTGGGACCAAGGCTATGATGTTACAGCAAGGTTTTTGGACTATTGTAATAGTCTCAGAAATGGATTTGTTGCAGAGCTTAACACGAAGATGAGAACTGGCTATAGTGCTGATTATTTCGTTGAGCTGTTGGGGAAGACTGTTGACCAGCTCTGGAGTGATTACAAGGCCAAGTATGGTAATTAG